TCCCGGGTCTTCATCTTGTTGAGCACAAGGCGTCCGTCGGGTTTGCCGCCGTTGATTCCCTGGGCGTATCGAAGGACCGTGGTCGCCCCAGCGACCGACCTCACATCGAGAATCGAAGGCGAAATCGGGAAAATGGCCAGATCCGCGAGGATGAGCAAGGTACGACTCAAATCTTCCAGCCCACCTGGAGCGTCCCCTATCAAGAAATCGTGGCTAGAAACGAGTTCTTGGACGTTTACAAGGCATTCCTCAGGAGTGTCAGCGACGCGAACCGTGATTTTGGGCTCCGCTTCGACGATCCATTGCGAACTCGAACGCTGTTTGTCGGTGTCGAGTAACGCCGTTTGAAAGCCAAGGTCGAAGAGCCACACGGCAAGGTGCGTCGCGAGGGTGCTCTTGCCCACGCCGCCTTTGGAATTTGCGCAAACGATCATCATGTTTCGACCCTAGCGCGAAAACATCCTGACTGACAAGCATGTTTTTTTGCTGCGATGCTTTATTTCTTCCAGGCATCCAAGCTGACCATTCAGGATGCTTCACAACTGCGCATGAACGATGCAGTAATCACGACTTTAAATACGGCAAGTCAGCAAGAAAGTCAGCAAGCATGCTTGCATTGAATCAATCTCCGACTCATCTCCGGCGTTAGATCATCATTAAGACTTGCCGAAAACGTACGTCAATCCCTTAGAGGGAAGGCGTGCAGAAATCCCTTGTGAGGTGCAGGGAAATGGAGCAGGGTTTCACCGCCGCGTGATCGTCTGATCCAGCCAACTAGAGTGAAGCGAGACAGGAATTGCCTACAAACTCAGGCAATGGACGTTTGGGCACACTACGGTGAAGTGAGACAGGGAGCTACGGTGAATCGAGACAGGGAATCTCCACTGGCTAGAGGGAAATGAAACAGGGAACTAGCGTGAAATGAAGCAGGGACTGAAGGGAAACGAGACAGGGAATCTTCTCGCTCTAAGGTGAAATGAGACAGAAAAAACGAGCGTAAGTGTTGGATAAAAAAAGGCTTTTCAAGGGTGTAACTCTTGTGTTAATAACTTTAAATAACTTGCAACAACAGAGGACTGTTGCTGCTTGCTTTTAAAAGAAATGATGGAAGATGCTCATCGCACTGAATCACTAGTCGCCAAGTCGCCGCTGCCATTCGACCTCGATGATGGACGTGATGAACTGAATCTCGCTGAATTCCCGCTGGCGGCAATCGCCGACCGCGTTCCCGACAATCAAAAAACGCTCGTCTTCGAAGATCGCATTTTCGATTCTGGTCGATCAGAAATGATCACGCGGCGGCTCACAATCTCAGCGTCCGACAAGTTCGGACTGCCGACTTCACTCGATGACGAAGTGATCCTCGGGCTCATTCAACTTACGAAGCAAAATCGCTTCACCGAACGAAAAGTGAACTTCAGTCGCTACCAACTCATCCAAATCTTGGGTTGGCGCCATGAAGGTCGGAGTTACGATCGCCTGGAGAAGTCGCTCAAGCGCTGGCTTGGCGTTACGCTCTACTACGACAAGGCATGGTGGGATAAAGACGAGCAAACATGGGTTGACGAAAACTTTCACATCCTGGAGCAAGTCACGCTCTACGACCAGGAACGAAGGTTGAAGCGCTTACGCAGCAGCAACTCTGAGCCGCCACTTTCCTCATTCGCCTGGAACGAAGTTGTCTTTCGCAGTTTCAAGTCAGGATACTTGAAGGCGATCGACCTCGGGCTCTTTCGACAGCTTGAATACGCCGCGTCGAAACGGATGTACCGTTTTCTAGACAAGCGGTTCTATCACAAGTCCCGTTGGGAGTTCGATCTCGCAGAGTTTGCCTGCGAGCACATTGGCGTCAGCCGCAACTACGACACGGGGCAACTGAAGCGTCGACTTCAGCCAGCGATCGATGAATTGGAAGCGGTGGGTTTCCTCGAAGCGATGCCGATAGCACAACGATACGTGAAGATCAGTCGCGGCCAATGGAAGATTGTCTTCATCAAGAAATCAGTTCCGCAAGTTGAGCTACTCGGCAAAGAAGAATCTCAATTGATTAAGAGACTAGCGGATCGCGGCGTGACGCCATCCGTCGCGGCTGAACTTGTGCGAGAGTTTCCGGCCGAGTTGATCGAGATGCAGATGGAGGTGCTCGACCGCTTGCTTGAAAAGAAAGACCGCGATTCGATCCGAAATCCGGCTGGGTACTTGGTCAAGTCGATTCGAGAAGGGTATGCTCCGCCCAAGAAGCAACTGCAAACGAAGCCTGTTGTCCTCACCGAGACACCAAAAAATAGTTCGCCCATTGAGAAGGCGGCGCCTGATCAATCGGCAGTCGATGCTTACCTCATGGCATTAACGCCCACTGAACTCGCCCACCTCGAAGAGACGATGCTTGAGCATGTCGGAGCAACTCTTGCGGAAGGCTACCTAAGGTCCAAACAAGCGAAGAGCTCTGCCTTCTCGGTCTACCGCCGCATGGTATTGGAGCGAGGCGCTAGGCAATTTCTTTCCACTCAGTGCAAAGCAGAAAAGTCCGCTGCATAGCCACTTTTTTCTTCCTTCGTCGGCCTATTATCGTTTGGGGTGTCACCCTACCGGGGCCCTAAATGATGGTAGGTCGCGAGAAGGAAAGCTCTAAAATCCCCGATTCCCTCACAGTCCCAAAATCTTCCTTTGTTGGTCCGATTCGTCTTGGGGTGTTCTTGTCGCAAAAGTCGACAAAGCATCATTTCCACAAAATGAATGTGGCATTAGGTACTAACATTGCTGGCGCCCAGCTACTAAATTGGGAACACGTATCTCAATTGACCAACGTGGCTTCCTGACTATGGAAAAGACACTGCCGGAATTGCTGTCGCGGTCGGAAGCCGACCTCCGAACCATTGCCAAGGCTCTCGCTCTCGCGGGATTCCATGCCGATGCCTGCCGGATGTTGGGAATGGCATCCATCGTAACTCACGATGTGCGGGAAAAACTCGCCGCCGCCGAAGCCGTGTTGCGAGTTGCTCAGTCTGATGCTGTCGACGAATGCCCGATAATTCCAGAAGCTCCGAAGCTGACGCTTCTTGCATCCACCAGCGAAGATAAGAAAAAGCGGGCGAGGACGAAGCGCCCCGCCCGCCGACCGGCTTACTTGCCGGTATCAGGGTAGTTGGCTGCGAACCAAGCCTGAAGACCCGAGACGACTGCCGCCAACTCATTAAGATGTCGTCCGCCGTAGCTCGACGAGTCTTTGAAACCGCCCTCGGTCTTGTAAGACCGGCGGATGATTGCCGACGGGAACTTCGCGCCGTCCTTCCCATCATTGAGAAACACGCTCGCCGACACAGCTCCGATGCGGACGGTGTGAACGGGTTTGTTCGTTGTCTTGCTGCTTTGCTTTTTCATTTTTCTTTTCTCCATAAGTTAAAGGTAAATTGCGTTTCCGCACCCGGCGGATGAAATGCAAATTGCCTGCGTTGGAGGAGTGACAGTCGCTGCGGCATCAATAAACGCCGCGCTGCCTCGACCGGCAAAGAGAGTGACAGTTCCGCAAGGTCTGGCCGCGAACTTTGCAGAGCAGCTCCGAGCGTGATGCCTCTCGACGGGAACTTGAAAAACAAAGCAGATGCAAGGAATCGGTTGTCATCCAGATCGGAAAGAATCCTGTGTCGTCGAAGATGATTCAGTGAATTCCGGCGCGATACCGTGTGGAAATTGTCGAAAGGCTCACCGCCGACAAGTTGACGCGAGGCGTCGTCGACCTGCATCGGCGAATGAGCCTGTGCGAACTAGTCGCGAGAACCGGACTGGTCACTCGTCCCCTTGGCGTGTCCGCTCGGAGGCGACGTCGAAAGAACTTTCTTCTGCAGTTCGGGCAATTCGCCAGAGACTAGCTCGGTAACGTTCTTCCATAGTTCCCGAATCTGGAGAGGTGAAGTACTCAGCCAAACCGTATCCAGGAGCGCTTCTTGCTCGCCGCGAAGCTTGAGAACCTGTTGGCCCAGAGCGTCTTTGGACAGCAGTTCCCTTTCAGAAATCGCTTGTCGCGTTGCCACAGCTTTCTCCCACGTCTCGATGTTGTCGCGAGAACCGTAGTAGCGGGCTACAGCTTTGATGCCTGCTCGCTTTGCCAAGTCGGCAAGCTTTTGCTGCGTGTTCTCGATCTCCTTTTGGACGGCGTCTTCCTGCTCACTAAGTGCGTTGAGATCGCTCAAGAGTTGCGTTCCCCCAAGCGCCTCGATAGCTTTCTCACGCGCCTGGAGCGAGACTTGCTCCATGTACCGCGGGTCGCTCTTTTCAAGCAGCTCGGTGATGGCTCGCTCAATCTTTTGCGCGATACGTTCTTTCCAATGCTCCTTTTCTTTCACAGTAATGCTCATTAATTCCTCCACATTATTTATACGTTAAATGAACCGAGAATCGGCTCTGCGTGCCGCCATCCGCGGCGAGTCAAGGTGGAGCCTTTGCGCAGCAAAGCAGCAGCGAGACTTCCCGGTGCGCTCCGACGAGCGGACCTTGACCGCTGCGGCACAATCAAAACAGAGCCGAAGAAGGTTTGACTAGCCGGAGAAGCGACTGCCTGGGAGGATTTGATTAGGGGCAGTTTGCGTGTTATACGGACACTCAGGGAAACCAGGATAGGTTTTCCCGACTGTCGATGTTCGTAAACGCTTTGGCAGCAGTTATCCGTCTGGAGAACGCATCCGTTTAGCCTGGTCACCAACCAGGCCAAGGAGAGGGGATTTACCATCCCTCACGCGTTCTGCCGGTAGCGCTGAGTGCATGGAGACATGCTCGCTCAGTGCGAAGGAGGCTTGATGAAGTAATCTCGAAATCGCTCGCTGCCTTTGTATGGCAGCGATGACGCTCGAAGTAATCTCATCATTCTATCCTATAGTTCAATGTTCTTTTCTCGCCCCGATGCGGGGCGATACGGAAATTCTCTGACAGAAGTTCTGGTCAGAGCCGTCAGTATTCAAAGTCGGTGCGGCTGCATTGTTGCAGCCAAATCCACACGCGGGGTTCGCTTCCTCTAGGAAGGGGCGTTCAACGTTGTCCGGCGTCGGGAGCCACGAGCCTCGCAAGAGGCCGTGTCGGGGGAGTGACGTCCTTCGAGTACACCAGTAAGTCTGGTGACGTGAAAAGCTCAACGATGAAAGGCGGGTAACCGCTTGCCGGTAAATGTTTCGAAAGTCGATTGCCGAGATTCTCGGTCACTCGCGATAGCGAAGGGCCGAGGGGGACAAGTGGATGATTCACACGGTAGGGGGAGCTTCTAGACTCGTACCCCGGAAATCGCCGGGCACGAAAGTGCCAGGTGGAAAGTAGGACGGCCTGGCGGCCGCACCTAGAATCGTTCGCCATGAGGGTCACACCTCTCACCCACGAGATTCGAAACATGAAGGTACTGACTAACGTAGGAATCGCCGTCGAGGCCGGTTGGTAACCGGTGCCAAGGCTCGTCGCCTTGGTGCTTCAAATTCGACGGCGAGGGAGCGGGTCGCAAGTAGAGAGCCGGAGGCTCAAGCACGCGGGAGCGTGCGAGAGGTCCAGGCGGTGGTCGAGACGAAGGTCTCGAGCTGTCAGTCGGTGGAACCGACTGGCGGTCATGGCAAGGCAGTCATGACCCGTGCTCGCTTGGGGGTGGTACCCCAAGCATGAGAGCCGACGAAAGCGACGACTGGCTTACTAAGCCAGACGGATAACTGTGCCGGAGGACCTCCATGTGGAGGCCTCCGGCGGTCCTTGGTTGGAAGCATGGTGGTCAAACGAGTTCTCTTCGGGAGAAGAGAAGTCTTTTGGCAGCGAATTGGCGGTGGACAGGCGACGTGTGCTTTGCACACGACGGTTTTTCACCGAGGTGTTTAGCAACACGGTTAGCATGAAATTGGGCGGGCTGCTGCTAAGAGTTTAGTAGCAGCCCGCGAATCGAATGCGGCTGCGTGGCATGGAAGGTTCGCAAAAATCGAAGGCAAGGTTTTAGCTTCGAGGTTTTGCGAAGTCACCTACTTGGCGTGAGGCGAGAACGATGGACAGTTCCGCAGCATTCGCCAAGCTGATTTTCGCATGAGTGTTTTTCTCCGGGCAAGCAAGAAGCTTGCCCCTTTTTATGACGGCTTGCAGTTTGAGTCGTCATGAAAAGGGGGACTAGAAATGAGGAAGGAACCATACAAGTACGAGACGACTTCGGTCACGGGATTCGTGCAACGAATCGCGACGTGCCTGCTGAGGCATGGATACGTTCACTACGTTCAAGGGACGGTCGGCGAAGGGAAGGATTCTCGGGCAATCGACAAGAAGCTGCTTGAGAAGTACGACGTCATACAGAGCGAGTGGACTCGAGCCCGCCGCAAAGAGAGGGGGCTCGCAAACCTTCAGTACGTCAGGTTCGACCGAACTTGGGTGCTGATGGCCACCGAGGGGAGTCACCCAATGAAGTCGGCTGAGCAGTCTCAGCTTCGCGACATCCGCGAAGCTCCGATTCAGATTGAGGGATATTCCATCTATCTGAAGAGGGGGGATTTCAAAAAGAGAAGGTCGAAGGACGACGCTCCGGTGCGTGACGACAAGTTTCACGCCCGCGTGCTCATCTCCCGGGAGCGGTACGCAGAACTGCGGGCTTACTTTCTGTCCATTGCGTGTCACCGGACAGCCGCGCGGCTGGCAGTAGAAATAAACGGCTTGCCGTTTGAACCTTACAAGCCGGTCTGGCGTCAGCTCAGAAAGATTGTTCGCTTGGTAAATAAGAGGCGAAAGGCAGCCGGTTTCGACCAGGTGCTGATGGACTCGGTCCGCTGGAGGAGGAATATCGTGAAGGCGTTTGAACCACTAGAGGTTGACCGGGCGGCTTAGCATCTAGTCTGGTCGA
This sequence is a window from Lacipirellula parvula. Protein-coding genes within it:
- a CDS encoding ParA family protein, translated to MMIVCANSKGGVGKSTLATHLAVWLFDLGFQTALLDTDKQRSSSQWIVEAEPKITVRVADTPEECLVNVQELVSSHDFLIGDAPGGLEDLSRTLLILADLAIFPISPSILDVRSVAGATTVLRYAQGINGGKPDGRLVLNKMKTRDTISQELKEGAPQLGLQVAQHVVRDLQAYRDAAQQGTVVARFGRKGAQAAADLDGLFRELVGDIVAVKQHAGRQSVGNG
- a CDS encoding replication initiator protein A, encoding MMEDAHRTESLVAKSPLPFDLDDGRDELNLAEFPLAAIADRVPDNQKTLVFEDRIFDSGRSEMITRRLTISASDKFGLPTSLDDEVILGLIQLTKQNRFTERKVNFSRYQLIQILGWRHEGRSYDRLEKSLKRWLGVTLYYDKAWWDKDEQTWVDENFHILEQVTLYDQERRLKRLRSSNSEPPLSSFAWNEVVFRSFKSGYLKAIDLGLFRQLEYAASKRMYRFLDKRFYHKSRWEFDLAEFACEHIGVSRNYDTGQLKRRLQPAIDELEAVGFLEAMPIAQRYVKISRGQWKIVFIKKSVPQVELLGKEESQLIKRLADRGVTPSVAAELVREFPAELIEMQMEVLDRLLEKKDRDSIRNPAGYLVKSIREGYAPPKKQLQTKPVVLTETPKNSSPIEKAAPDQSAVDAYLMALTPTELAHLEETMLEHVGATLAEGYLRSKQAKSSAFSVYRRMVLERGARQFLSTQCKAEKSAA